CATCCAGGTGTTGGTTCAGCGGAGtgcagtcggggggggggggggacgtgtgAAGAGATCTGCCCCTACATGTCCGGAGCCGCGACCTGGCACACAGCCGATTGTCTCCGACGCTGAACATTGGTCGTCGTCGTTATTGTGAGACGAGAGTCACGACCTGGCGCGATCCGCGATCCCCACACTGAGTAAAAGTGTGTTTCCAGAAGTTGTGACTTTTGAAAATCGGTGCTCGTGAGTTGTAATCCAGCGAACAGCTGACCTGCTGTGATGGCTCCCTGGCTGGACACCAAGCGTCGGGGCTCGTTGAGCCACAGATGCATAAGCCCCTCTCACGTCCACCGTGCGCCGTATGTTTTCAGTTCAACGGCTTTGAACCGACTTCGTTGTGGTTATGACACAGCAGATGAATAATCCTCCCATAACGCAAACTGATGTCTTGTCTCGTGCCCGCAACGACATACTCGAGCGTCATCTCGTGATGACAagataatgtgtttttccagtGCTGCAGATTTCAAGGGCACAATGATGGGGCAGAGTAGGAAGACACTTTGATCCGTGGCCAGTGCCATCTCACTGTCTCCCTGTAAGTAACCAGCTGACCGGCTGCTTTACTAGTCATCTAACACTTGATTATCATCGATGCTTTACTGGCTCCAGCGGTGACAGCAGAGTGATTCATTGCATGGCCATGTACACATGGCATCAGCATGTTTAAGATTGAAGAGAGGTTATACATTTGCACGTACTGCATTGTTCTGGTTAGTCTAAACCTTCAGTTTACATGCAGTTTGGCAAGTCAACACTTTTTCCTCCATAATTAGTATTATGCTGTTATTTTACATGCCAATCTCAACCATAGTTATCACTTGGTCGTTGATTATTTGGAGGATTAGGAGAAACTGAGTTCGTACAGTGATGTTACtcttcattattacattattccctttatctttttttccaagctTGCAGGTGCCCCTTTTTCCAAGCCTTCAAAGCCCAAAAATAACCACGTTTTCTTAATATTAAAGATGCTCACTGACCGTTTGCTGTTTTGGCAAGTTGATCATTTCTGTGATAGCATTTTTTATATCCACTGTCATCACTGCTGTGGTGTAGAAAGGGAGCATTAGTGTCTTTGCTGCCTATTGTAGAATATAGTAAACCTCATGTCAAACAAGGATTGTCAAATActatgttttctctcttgatAACTTGTAAAGATAAAGTTACTGTTGCACACAAGCTATTTGTGCAGATATAGTTCATACTAGGATCGttatgaattataaaaaattcACCTGTTCAGACAGCAActctaaaaaaaatctcaaatttGGCACTTGAAgctgataaatgtttatgtactctcactcttcttgcactttttggagTGATATCTTCACGGTTGAATGCACCTATTTTAAGTCGCTTTGAATAAAAGCGTCAGATAAATGgatataatatattttacaactctattcatattttaattccCAAAGATGGCTGAACCGTTAGTGACCACAAGGAAAACTGAAGAAAGTTCATATTGTAGTTGTGTAGTTCTTCAGTGTGACACAATTCCATTGATGTTACTTTTCTTGAATTTCATCTGCAGATGTTCTTATGGTTATCTGCACTGTGAAAGCATTGAATGTATTCAGtacatataaaaaatgtttaatctcGTCCTCTCTTTTAGGGTTTTAAATCTAGCAGCTCAAGACCTGGATCGATGGTAGATTTGGCACAGGTAGCATAATTTGTTGACCTTCAATGTTCAAAAACCCACGTAGTTATTCCTTTCTACTAAAATCCACAGAAGCGTAGATCTTGACCTTTTGATTGTAAGCAAGACTGACAGAGTTTAGAGCTACACTCAATAATAATGAACCTTGTTAAATTGTTCTTCATCTCAGGTCTGAGGGTATGTTGAGACATCTCACCAGGCCTGAGCAGAGGCGTCTAGGTGGTTCGGACGGGGACTGAAGGCGGGGAGGAAAGACAGACGAGGGACCAGGAAGGAAGACATGGGCCAGTGTGTCACCAAGTGTAAGAATCCAACGTCTTCACTCGGCAGTAAGAGTGGAGACAAGGAGAGCAGCTCTAAGTCCCACCACAAGAAAggcagcggtggtggtggggcccATAAAGAAGAGCCCAGTGCCCTATCTAGCAAAACCACCAGCGAGCTGTCGAATGGCACCAAGGCCTTGGAAGTTACAGTGGAGACACCTGTCATACCCGCAGTGATGGGGGAACCTCGCAAGGATCAGTTTCTGGATGCAGACGGGCTGTCAATTTTGCGCATGGAGGAGCTGTTCTGCTGCTACAAGGACGAACAAGACGATGCTATCTTGGAGGAAGGCATGGAGAGGTTTTGCAATGACCTGTGTGTGGACCCAGCAGAATTTCGCGTGCTTGTTCTGGCCTGGAAGTTTCAAGCCGCCACTATGTGCAAGTTTACAAGGTAAAGAGGAGTTCTGTGGAACGGggttttattaatttttgtttATCATGATAAACCAGCACAACCACTGCATAGTAATTGGCTCtaaaactgaacattttgatACAGATGTTTCCTCATCCCACATGACGAAAAAACCTAGTTTCATTTGTGCCTGTCCTAATTTAATTTCCCAACACATTGCTGTTTCCATGCATCTGCAAACACTAATTGACATTACCACAGATTACCTTTACTCAAATGTATAAAACATGCCTGGtttattgaaatatgaaatgctcTAAAGTGTTATTTTAGAATTGGGAATATTTTGTTCATGCTTTGgattgagagaaagaaaagtttcacACTGGCGCCTTGTAACACGATGTACACTAACATTTAGCTGTTAGCTCTTAAAACACATCTCTTCTAAACTAGGAATCTATTTTTGACTCATATCTGGGCAACCCTGGTCCCTGTTCATTTTCAAGTCAGTGAGAATATCACCCTCTGTCTGACCAGACACTAATCCTCAGTCTTCTTTGagacaaacaaataattttGACCTGCCTAGAAATTTTGGATAGATGCCACAAGTTTTCAGAAGAAAGTGTATTATAGTTATAATAAATCTTACACACAAGCTGATCTTTCAATTTGACAAGTGGCTATTTGGATGAATACAAGCACCTATCtgagaacattttaaatggtTCTTAGTATCTATAAATTAGTTTTACGCAATTATTGTCTGATACTGTTACCACAAAATTGTGCACCCTTAATAACCATGTTATTGTCAGATAATAAACCTTCAGCCACTTTGATTCCCTGAACGGTTTGACCACCTAGTCTTCAGTTTTTCACTGATGAGTGGTCCATCCATCTCACCtcaaacactcttttttttctttttttacacacacacagagtctcaCTGTCAGGTAGGGGGCACAGAGGAAATGGATCCGGCTCTGCGCTCCCACTCAGCAGTGAGTGTTGGAGATGAATGGGGCTGCCCGCTGGCTGGGTCACTTGTCACTGCTCCCCTGCTCTGATTTTTAACTCAGCACTTTTCTGTCCAGAGGCTTTGGACAATAGCAAACTGTGGTTAGCAACATGTTTCATTGTCAACCGATGCCTACTGAAGCTCTTTATAttacatttgactttgaaagCCTATATTGTTGTGGGGCTCAATAACAAGAGTCAAAGTATATCTGCATGGGTTGAGGCCCACAACACTGAAGTGGAAATAATGTTAGTCAAACATTGAAAGCATAAAGTCTGTAgtacagtttttaaatgtactcATTTAACTGCAAGGGACCATGCCCTCTTTGTCAGTAATGTATGTTGTGCCGCATTAGACACACCGCCTGTTGTTTGCTCGAGATAACTTGACACTGCTTTATCGCAGCTTTTAGCAAATTTAGCAGCTACTTAGCTCTGTTGCTGCTTCGGTTAGCCTATAAACCAGAACAATCAGCGCGCTCATATTTATTCGCAGATGGCTCTGGCCCCTCTCATTCAGACCGGTTTCCATCTGCTCTGAAACGGCCAATCTCAGCCATTTATCTCTAATGGGGTGGATTTGATGCACTGACTGACAGATGAGTGCTCAATGGGAGGAACCGCTGAAGTACTTTCAATGGCAACCAATGTTGCTGACGTGGGGATGTCTGATTAATCTGCAGTTGAAACCGTATTAAACAAACTGGAAGGTATATGTCCTGTTAAAGAAGAACAAACTACTGCTATGCTGTAGTCCGTGtacatgtttctgtctctctgtgctaCATCACACGTTTTGTTGCTCTCATTGGTTGTAGGTCTGCTCTGTGACCCTTGATATTTACCCTTAGAAAccaaaattttaatttaattgatgtgtggtcatgttttctgtgtcatCAGGAAGGAGTTTGTTGAGGGCTGCAAGGCCATCCAGGCAGACAGCCTCAAAGGCATCTGCTCACGTTTCCCCTGCATGCTGCTGGATGCACGAGGCGAGGAGAACTTCAAGGACCTGTACCGCTTTACCTTCCAGTTTGGCTTGGACGCTGAGGAGGGACAACGCTCTCTACAGCGTGATATCGCTATTGCCCTGTGGCGCCTTGTTTTCACCCAGGACTCCCCTGTGATCCTGGAGCGCTGGCTGGACTTCCTAGCGGAGAACCCCTCAGGTATTCGGGGCATCTCACGGGACACGTGGAACATGTTCCTCAACTTCACCCAGGCGATCGGGTCTGACCTCAGCAACTACAGCGAGGATGAGGCGTGGCCTAGCCTCTTCGACACCTTTGTGGAGTGGGAGTTGGAGCGcaggaaaaaagaggaggaacaggCACTGATGgcaaaggaggaagaggggaggagtaCTGACACTGACTGTTCTCCTACCACAGATACACTAGAAACAGAGGGAAGCCGAGGCTCACAGACGTGGGGGGGCCACTGACCAGGAAACCAAAAGTGTTtgtgagggagggaaggaa
This Scophthalmus maximus strain ysfricsl-2021 chromosome 16, ASM2237912v1, whole genome shotgun sequence DNA region includes the following protein-coding sequences:
- the dcun1d3 gene encoding DCN1-like protein 3, which translates into the protein MGQCVTKCKNPTSSLGSKSGDKESSSKSHHKKGSGGGGAHKEEPSALSSKTTSELSNGTKALEVTVETPVIPAVMGEPRKDQFLDADGLSILRMEELFCCYKDEQDDAILEEGMERFCNDLCVDPAEFRVLVLAWKFQAATMCKFTRKEFVEGCKAIQADSLKGICSRFPCMLLDARGEENFKDLYRFTFQFGLDAEEGQRSLQRDIAIALWRLVFTQDSPVILERWLDFLAENPSGIRGISRDTWNMFLNFTQAIGSDLSNYSEDEAWPSLFDTFVEWELERRKKEEEQALMAKEEEGRSTDTDCSPTTDTLETEGSRGSQTWGGH